Proteins encoded in a region of the Aminivibrio sp. genome:
- a CDS encoding response regulator transcription factor translates to MKIRVLMIDDHRLFLAGLEDILSREEDFEVAGVAGSCREGMTLALEKRPDVIVLDLAMSETSGVEAARIFSEALPGVRMAALTMYLDRQMVFEALKSGMTGYILKEATPEEFLFALRVIARGETWLSPKVATLVANDFVRQGDQKGASEPALSEREREVLHLLVKGAGTREIAGKLNISKSTVDTHRRNILDKLGCENVTCLTRYALRHGLVDLDE, encoded by the coding sequence ATGAAGATACGGGTGCTGATGATCGACGACCACAGGCTCTTTCTTGCAGGTCTGGAGGACATTCTCTCCCGGGAAGAGGATTTCGAGGTAGCGGGAGTGGCCGGAAGCTGCCGGGAAGGCATGACACTGGCACTCGAGAAGCGCCCCGACGTAATCGTCCTCGACCTCGCCATGTCCGAAACCAGCGGCGTGGAGGCGGCCCGCATTTTTTCGGAGGCCCTGCCCGGCGTTCGGATGGCGGCCCTCACCATGTACCTCGACAGGCAGATGGTCTTCGAAGCCCTGAAAAGCGGCATGACAGGATACATCCTGAAAGAAGCCACTCCTGAGGAATTTCTCTTTGCCCTGCGGGTGATTGCCCGCGGGGAAACATGGCTCAGTCCCAAGGTGGCCACCCTCGTGGCCAATGACTTTGTCCGGCAGGGAGACCAGAAAGGAGCGAGCGAACCTGCCCTCTCGGAACGGGAGCGGGAGGTACTGCACCTCCTTGTGAAGGGCGCCGGAACGCGGGAGATCGCCGGGAAGCTCAACATCAGCAAGAGCACCGTGGACACCCACCGCCGCAACATCCTCGACAAGCTGGGCTGCGAGAACGTCACCTGCCTGACCCGCTACGCCCTGCGTCACGGACTGGTGGACCTGGACGAATGA
- a CDS encoding SHOCT domain-containing protein, which yields MWHEYMDRGGMWMFPLFGILFVLLVIYLFFGLGESKRRVCGLNPSSESAVDILNKRYARGEITREEFEMMKKDILG from the coding sequence ATGTGGCATGAATATATGGACAGGGGGGGAATGTGGATGTTTCCACTGTTCGGTATTTTGTTCGTTCTCCTCGTCATTTACCTGTTTTTCGGGCTGGGGGAATCCAAACGGCGGGTCTGCGGACTCAATCCCAGTTCCGAATCGGCGGTTGATATTCTGAACAAACGGTACGCCCGTGGAGAAATCACAAGAGAAGAGTTCGAAATGATGAAAAAAGATATTCTGGGATAA
- a CDS encoding PhzF family phenazine biosynthesis protein gives MKYYVVDAFAEKVFEGNPAGVCVMDSWPPDGLMQNIAMENNLSETAFTVKEEESYRLRWFTPGGEIDLCGHATLATAYALSRFKEPDAGKFFFETMSGRLTVTRRGDLFELDFPAYTLAPVPVTGAMEEAVGFLPTEAWAARDLVCVLEDEQQVREAAPDMARVTALDGLLLHLTARGKDYDCVTRSFAPKLNVQEDPVCGSGHCHVIPLWSRKLGKQDLVARQASHRGGTLFCRDCGERILLAGRAVLYSAGEIFPGEQEQ, from the coding sequence ATGAAATATTACGTGGTAGACGCGTTTGCGGAAAAGGTGTTCGAAGGGAATCCGGCCGGGGTCTGCGTCATGGACAGCTGGCCGCCGGACGGTCTGATGCAGAATATCGCCATGGAAAACAACCTGTCCGAAACCGCCTTTACAGTGAAAGAGGAGGAGTCCTACAGGCTGCGGTGGTTCACCCCCGGAGGGGAAATCGACCTGTGCGGCCATGCGACCCTGGCCACGGCCTACGCGCTCTCCAGGTTCAAGGAACCGGATGCCGGGAAATTCTTCTTTGAAACCATGAGCGGCCGGCTGACGGTAACCCGCAGGGGAGACCTGTTCGAACTGGATTTTCCCGCCTATACGCTGGCCCCGGTACCGGTCACGGGGGCCATGGAGGAAGCCGTCGGCTTCCTCCCCACGGAGGCTTGGGCGGCCAGAGACCTGGTCTGCGTGCTGGAGGACGAACAGCAGGTCCGGGAAGCAGCGCCGGATATGGCCAGGGTTACGGCACTGGACGGTCTTCTTCTCCACCTGACCGCCCGGGGTAAGGACTACGACTGCGTAACCCGCAGCTTCGCCCCGAAACTGAACGTGCAGGAGGACCCTGTCTGCGGATCGGGACACTGTCATGTTATCCCTCTCTGGAGCCGGAAACTGGGGAAACAGGACCTGGTCGCCAGGCAGGCATCACACAGGGGCGGAACACTCTTTTGCCGGGACTGCGGCGAAAGAATCCTGCTTGCGGGCAGGGCCGTCCTGTACTCCGCCGGGGAAATTTTCCCCGGCGAACAGGAACAGTGA
- a CDS encoding ATP-binding protein has product MNHDQTPYDALGTLFAKILEPVALYRAIYDERGEFQDVVYIDVNSAYEQVMDIRREELIGRPFREIWSEKEREWQDIILQVATTGIYARYEGPSYDTGKYLHAIAFSPTRSVVAVIFLDMTDWKRAEEALLEKEVLLTEYRQELRTLAAGLSLAEERTRREIAVKLHDRVGYSLVSLLSRLRALSEKHSPDDIAPAIEEVEGLLSDTRSLTLEISSPLLYEVGLEAALASLGDRMLKPHGISVDFRECGPQANISMEIRILMYQMAQELLLNVIKHAGAKNVILRVQRGNKRVRLLVEDDGVGFSSNTPKHWGKWGGMGLFSIREKLHSVGGEVRVFSEKGKGSTVAIVAPLAFEGGTER; this is encoded by the coding sequence ATGAACCATGACCAGACACCCTACGACGCCCTCGGCACCCTTTTCGCAAAGATACTGGAACCCGTGGCTCTCTACCGTGCAATCTACGATGAGCGGGGGGAATTCCAGGATGTGGTGTACATCGATGTCAACAGTGCATACGAACAGGTGATGGACATCCGCAGGGAGGAGCTGATCGGGCGCCCCTTCCGGGAGATATGGTCGGAGAAGGAACGGGAATGGCAGGACATCATCCTCCAGGTTGCCACCACAGGAATCTATGCCCGCTATGAAGGCCCGAGCTACGACACGGGAAAGTACCTTCACGCCATCGCCTTCAGCCCCACCCGCTCTGTCGTCGCTGTGATCTTCCTCGACATGACGGACTGGAAGCGGGCGGAGGAGGCACTGCTGGAAAAGGAAGTCCTCCTCACGGAGTACCGCCAGGAACTGCGCACCCTCGCGGCGGGACTCTCTCTCGCGGAGGAAAGAACCCGCCGGGAGATCGCCGTAAAACTCCACGACAGGGTAGGCTATTCCCTCGTCTCTCTGCTTTCCCGCCTGCGGGCCTTGAGCGAAAAGCATTCTCCCGACGACATCGCGCCGGCTATCGAGGAAGTGGAAGGACTCCTCTCCGACACCCGTTCCCTGACGCTGGAGATAAGCTCGCCGCTTCTCTACGAAGTCGGGCTGGAAGCGGCCCTCGCTTCTCTCGGCGACCGAATGCTGAAACCCCACGGCATTTCCGTCGACTTCCGGGAATGCGGTCCCCAAGCGAACATTTCCATGGAAATCCGCATCCTCATGTACCAGATGGCCCAGGAGCTGCTGCTGAACGTAATCAAGCACGCCGGAGCGAAGAACGTGATTCTCCGGGTGCAGCGCGGCAACAAGCGGGTGCGCCTGCTCGTTGAGGACGACGGTGTCGGCTTCTCCTCCAACACGCCGAAACACTGGGGAAAATGGGGCGGCATGGGGCTTTTCAGCATACGGGAGAAGCTTCACTCCGTGGGCGGTGAAGTGCGGGTTTTTTCCGAAAAGGGCAAGGGATCCACCGTGGCCATCGTCGCACCGCTGGCATTCGAAGGAGGAACGGAGCGATGA
- a CDS encoding Rrf2 family transcriptional regulator produces MSGVVAVSEAVSLAFHGMGILASGRRMSVKEMAETVSVSESHLAKVFQKLAKEGLVTSVRGPGGGFQLARDPGEISLFRIYTAIEGVPKHDYCLIHSERCPFGSCIFGSLLGKMTDEFVEYLKNTTLKDLERGETR; encoded by the coding sequence ATGAGCGGAGTGGTTGCTGTGTCGGAAGCGGTATCCCTGGCCTTTCACGGAATGGGCATCCTTGCTTCCGGTAGGCGAATGAGCGTGAAGGAAATGGCGGAGACGGTGAGCGTTTCCGAGTCCCACCTGGCCAAGGTCTTCCAGAAACTGGCGAAGGAAGGGCTGGTTACTTCCGTCCGGGGACCGGGAGGCGGATTTCAGCTTGCCCGTGATCCCGGAGAGATCTCCCTTTTCCGCATCTATACCGCCATCGAAGGAGTTCCGAAACATGATTACTGCCTGATTCACAGCGAGAGATGCCCCTTCGGCAGCTGCATTTTCGGATCCCTTCTCGGAAAGATGACGGATGAATTCGTGGAGTACCTGAAAAATAC